The proteins below come from a single Rhizobium sp. BT04 genomic window:
- a CDS encoding MerR family transcriptional regulator, which translates to MPDGSKRLFATAGIASEARSKYRFLPSAALPPDLPDGPVPIADMANAFGVTHRTLHFYEEKQLISANRIGLMRVYGQDDVMRMAVITVCRETGMPIAVIQELMDELRKADSQERAEGMFREALQVRKRELTAEMSTLHRQLQQVGDLLDFDGSIEEPPLNDNQDSASLTPQERRCLELMAEGYSTQRIARALDLKHDETRDLEAGIILKFRANNRFQAIAKAVLLGIVQA; encoded by the coding sequence ATGCCAGACGGTTCCAAACGCCTGTTTGCTACCGCCGGTATTGCGTCGGAGGCCCGGTCCAAATACCGGTTTCTGCCTTCGGCCGCGCTGCCGCCGGATCTACCAGACGGTCCCGTGCCCATTGCCGATATGGCAAACGCATTCGGCGTTACGCACAGGACACTGCATTTCTACGAAGAAAAACAGTTGATTTCGGCCAATCGGATCGGCCTGATGCGGGTCTACGGACAAGACGATGTGATGCGCATGGCGGTCATCACCGTCTGCCGCGAGACGGGCATGCCGATTGCCGTCATCCAGGAACTGATGGACGAGCTTCGCAAGGCCGATTCGCAGGAAAGAGCCGAGGGGATGTTCCGCGAGGCCCTGCAGGTGCGCAAACGCGAGCTGACGGCCGAGATGTCGACGCTGCACCGCCAGCTCCAGCAGGTCGGCGACCTCCTGGATTTCGACGGCAGCATCGAAGAGCCGCCGTTGAACGACAATCAGGACAGCGCCAGCCTGACCCCGCAGGAACGGCGTTGCCTGGAACTGATGGCGGAAGGCTATTCCACCCAGCGCATCGCCCGGGCCCTCGACCTGAAGCATGACGAGACTAGGGATCTCGAAGCCGGAATCATCTTGAAATTCCGCGCCAACAACCGCTTCCAGGCCATCGCCAAGGCGGTTCTGCTCGGCATCGTGCAGGCCTGA
- a CDS encoding MarR family winged helix-turn-helix transcriptional regulator, which produces MSDIALIETARDFNRFYTNFLGLLNKAYLDSPFTLTDARVLFEIGSHHGISAVSLFRDLHLDPAYLSRILKRFRAEGLIETSPDPADLRSKVIIVTDQGREKFEELGRRANAQIAARFDDLAAGEPEAAVRAMGTIRALLDPAAKPAPAIIRAHRAGDIGWIVQSQGRFYAEEYGWDLRFEALVAEVAGKFLANFDPALEYCWIAERRGVNIGSVLITNGGDGIAKLRLLYVDKSARGLGLGKLLVGECIRFCRQKGYSEIQLWTNDMLETARAIYVKTGFRLVSEGRHRMFGPEANGQNWALTL; this is translated from the coding sequence ATGTCCGACATCGCCCTCATCGAAACCGCCCGCGATTTCAACCGCTTCTATACGAACTTCCTCGGCCTTCTGAACAAGGCCTATCTCGACTCGCCCTTCACGCTGACCGATGCCCGCGTCCTCTTCGAGATCGGCTCGCATCATGGCATCAGCGCCGTGAGCCTTTTCCGCGACCTTCATCTCGACCCGGCCTATCTCAGTCGCATCCTCAAGCGCTTTCGCGCCGAGGGACTGATCGAGACCAGTCCCGATCCGGCCGATCTGCGCAGCAAGGTCATCATTGTCACCGACCAGGGACGAGAGAAATTCGAGGAACTCGGCCGGCGCGCCAACGCGCAGATCGCCGCCCGTTTCGATGATCTGGCGGCCGGCGAGCCGGAGGCGGCGGTCCGCGCCATGGGCACGATCCGCGCCCTGCTCGACCCGGCGGCAAAGCCGGCGCCCGCCATCATCCGTGCCCACCGCGCCGGTGATATCGGCTGGATCGTTCAGAGCCAGGGCCGCTTCTATGCCGAGGAATATGGCTGGGATCTGCGCTTCGAGGCACTGGTCGCCGAGGTCGCCGGAAAATTCCTCGCCAACTTCGATCCTGCCCTGGAATATTGCTGGATCGCCGAACGCCGCGGGGTCAATATCGGCTCGGTCCTCATCACCAATGGCGGCGACGGCATCGCCAAGCTGCGGCTGCTTTATGTCGACAAATCAGCCCGCGGTCTCGGGCTCGGCAAGCTGCTGGTCGGCGAATGCATCCGCTTTTGCCGTCAGAAGGGCTATAGTGAGATCCAGCTCTGGACGAACGACATGCTGGAGACCGCCCGCGCCATCTACGTCAAAACAGGATTCCGCCTTGTCTCCGAGGGGAGACATCGAATGTTCGGTCCGGAGGCCAACGGTCAAAACTGGGCTCTTACCTTGTGA
- a CDS encoding ATP-dependent RecD-like DNA helicase, which translates to MQFAPQQDEALKAVSKWLNEGRSPLFRLFGYAGTGKTTLAKHFAENVDGDVLFAAFTGKAAQVLRSRGASNAKTIHSLIYRPRGEEAVEDEETGKTSIAPMFSINRQSPVAKAALIIVDECSMVDEALGKDLMSFGTPILVLGDPGQLPPVSGGGYFTNQDPDYLLTDIHRQARDNPIIKLAMQVREGNEVMYGDYGTAKVISKNEVTQDLVMKADQVLVGTNRTRRRYNQRLRELKGFNADYPQTGDKLVCLRNDPAKGLLNGSLWQVMTSSKETTKPGINLLVRPEDDDMDRGAAKIKLLKQAFEDVEGEIPWNTRKRYDEFDYGYALTVHKAQGSQWNDVVLFDESWAFRDTRERWLYTAITRAAETLTIVR; encoded by the coding sequence ATGCAATTTGCGCCGCAACAAGACGAAGCCCTCAAGGCTGTTTCGAAATGGCTGAATGAAGGGCGCTCGCCGCTCTTTCGCCTGTTCGGCTATGCCGGAACGGGAAAGACGACGCTTGCCAAGCATTTTGCCGAGAATGTCGACGGCGACGTGCTGTTTGCCGCCTTCACCGGGAAGGCCGCGCAGGTGCTGCGCTCACGCGGCGCCTCCAATGCCAAGACGATCCACTCGCTGATCTACCGGCCGCGCGGCGAGGAGGCGGTGGAGGACGAGGAAACCGGCAAGACGTCGATCGCGCCGATGTTTTCGATCAACCGGCAGAGCCCAGTCGCAAAGGCGGCGCTGATCATCGTCGACGAATGCTCGATGGTCGACGAGGCGCTCGGCAAGGATCTGATGAGCTTCGGCACGCCGATCCTGGTGCTCGGCGATCCCGGCCAGCTGCCCCCTGTCAGCGGCGGCGGTTACTTCACCAATCAGGATCCGGATTACCTGCTCACCGACATTCACCGCCAGGCGCGCGACAATCCGATCATCAAGCTTGCCATGCAGGTGCGCGAAGGCAATGAGGTGATGTATGGCGATTACGGCACGGCCAAGGTGATCTCGAAGAACGAGGTGACGCAAGATCTGGTGATGAAGGCCGACCAAGTGCTCGTCGGCACCAACCGGACGCGCCGCCGCTACAATCAGCGTCTGCGCGAGCTGAAAGGCTTCAATGCCGATTATCCGCAGACCGGCGACAAGCTCGTCTGCCTGCGTAACGACCCGGCCAAGGGCCTGCTCAACGGCTCGCTCTGGCAGGTGATGACCTCGTCGAAGGAAACGACGAAGCCCGGCATCAATCTGCTGGTCCGTCCCGAGGACGACGACATGGACCGCGGCGCGGCCAAGATCAAGCTCCTGAAACAGGCCTTCGAGGATGTCGAAGGCGAGATCCCCTGGAACACCCGCAAACGCTACGACGAATTCGACTACGGCTATGCGCTCACCGTTCACAAGGCGCAGGGCTCGCAATGGAACGACGTCGTGCTGTTTGACGAGAGCTGGGCGTTTCGCGACACGCGGGAGCGCTGGCTCTATACCGCGATCACACGCGCGGCGGAGACGCTGACGATCGTCCGTTGA
- a CDS encoding BA14K family protein: MRKLTVAALCLIIGAPGITPAQAFPAINPPRIEAPQPIEQVQWRGHGGHWGGGHGGHWGGGHYRGGHYGHHHGGSGWGWALGGLAVGTIIGGALAQPYYGSYYGSPYGYGSPYGYYGSPYRYYGSPYRYYGRPYRAYASSAYYGGGSSHERWCYARYRSYRAFDNTFQPYYGPRRQCVGPY, from the coding sequence ATGAGAAAGCTAACCGTCGCCGCGTTGTGCTTGATCATAGGTGCCCCCGGCATCACGCCGGCTCAAGCGTTTCCGGCCATCAACCCACCCAGGATCGAAGCACCGCAGCCAATAGAGCAAGTGCAATGGCGTGGCCATGGCGGCCACTGGGGTGGCGGCCATGGCGGCCACTGGGGTGGCGGCCATTACCGAGGCGGGCATTACGGCCATCATCACGGAGGATCTGGTTGGGGCTGGGCCTTGGGCGGTCTGGCCGTCGGCACCATCATTGGCGGCGCATTGGCACAACCCTATTACGGCTCGTATTACGGTTCACCCTACGGCTACGGCTCGCCCTACGGCTATTATGGTTCGCCGTATCGCTATTATGGCTCGCCCTACCGCTATTATGGCCGGCCCTATCGCGCCTATGCGTCGTCTGCCTATTATGGAGGGGGGAGCAGCCACGAGAGGTGGTGCTATGCGCGTTATCGGTCGTACAGGGCGTTCGACAATACGTTCCAGCCCTATTACGGACCCCGTCGCCAGTGCGTCGGTCCCTATTGA
- a CDS encoding pyridoxine 5'-phosphate synthase, with protein sequence MPAKLSVNLNAIAMLRNRRDLPWPSVEALGRVALASGASGLTVHPRPDQRHVRFSDLPVIRNLIDDEFPKAEFNIEGYPTEEFFELCAGAAPEQVTLVPDDPAQATSDHGWDFRTHRAFLTDAVARLKRMGCRVSLFADGDGNAEAVEIAKAVGADRIELYTGPYGGCYDAPERAAPILEALGRTADAALAIGLAVNAGHDLTVENLPALVKRIPELAEVSIGHGLTADALEYGMAETVRRFRRACGQAV encoded by the coding sequence ATGCCCGCCAAGCTCTCCGTGAACCTCAACGCCATCGCCATGCTACGAAACCGGCGCGATCTGCCTTGGCCGAGCGTCGAAGCGCTCGGACGAGTGGCCCTTGCTTCCGGCGCAAGCGGATTGACGGTGCATCCACGCCCCGACCAGCGGCACGTAAGATTTTCCGACCTGCCTGTGATCCGCAATCTGATCGACGATGAATTCCCCAAGGCCGAGTTCAATATCGAGGGCTATCCCACAGAGGAATTCTTCGAACTCTGCGCCGGGGCGGCGCCCGAGCAGGTGACGCTGGTGCCTGACGATCCCGCGCAGGCGACCTCCGATCACGGCTGGGATTTTCGCACGCACCGCGCGTTCCTGACCGATGCCGTCGCGCGGCTGAAGAGGATGGGATGCCGGGTCTCACTGTTTGCCGATGGCGATGGCAACGCCGAAGCCGTCGAGATCGCCAAGGCGGTCGGTGCCGACCGGATCGAACTCTACACCGGCCCCTATGGCGGCTGTTACGACGCGCCGGAGCGGGCTGCCCCGATCCTTGAAGCGCTCGGACGGACGGCAGATGCGGCCCTTGCGATCGGCCTCGCCGTCAATGCCGGTCATGATCTGACGGTCGAAAATCTGCCGGCATTGGTGAAGCGCATTCCTGAACTGGCCGAGGTTTCGATCGGCCACGGACTGACTGCCGATGCGCTGGAATACGGCATGGCGGAAACGGTGCGGCGGTTCCGCCGGGCGTGTGGGCAGGCGGTTTGA
- a CDS encoding aspartate/glutamate racemase family protein, giving the protein METIGLIGGMSFESSAVYYRLVNEMVRVRKGGLASAELILHSVNFEEIVALQRAGDWDGAGRRLRDVAKRLEAGGASCVLICTNTMHLIADEVAAGISVPLIHIIDETAKSLHAAGSKRPLLLATRYTMEHGFYAERMKSLGLDIMVPDAADRTTVHDIIFNELCAGRVHNSSREKLIDIIDRAVDRGADSIILGCTEICMILDPDRLPLPGFDTTAIHARAAVDFALGAEEVAKEEAA; this is encoded by the coding sequence ATGGAAACGATCGGTCTGATCGGCGGCATGAGTTTCGAAAGTTCGGCGGTCTATTACCGCCTCGTCAACGAGATGGTGCGCGTCCGCAAGGGCGGCCTCGCCTCGGCGGAGCTCATTCTGCATTCGGTCAATTTCGAGGAGATCGTCGCTCTTCAGAGGGCGGGTGATTGGGATGGGGCCGGGCGCCGCCTCCGCGACGTGGCCAAGCGCCTCGAGGCTGGCGGCGCCAGCTGCGTCCTGATCTGCACCAACACCATGCACCTGATCGCCGATGAGGTCGCAGCTGGGATTTCCGTGCCGCTGATCCATATCATCGACGAGACGGCGAAATCGCTGCATGCCGCCGGCAGCAAGCGCCCGCTGCTGCTTGCCACCCGCTACACCATGGAGCACGGCTTCTACGCCGAACGCATGAAGAGCCTCGGTCTCGACATCATGGTGCCTGATGCAGCCGACCGCACCACCGTGCACGACATCATCTTCAACGAGCTCTGCGCCGGCAGAGTGCACAACAGCTCGCGCGAAAAGCTGATCGATATCATCGACCGCGCAGTGGATCGCGGCGCCGACAGCATCATCCTCGGCTGCACCGAGATCTGCATGATCCTCGATCCCGACCGCCTGCCGCTGCCGGGCTTCGATACGACTGCGATCCATGCGCGCGCGGCGGTCGATTTCGCGCTCGGCGCCGAAGAAGTGGCGAAAGAGGAAGCGGCCTGA
- a CDS encoding MFS transporter, which produces MSISATTPDKAIPRALSPWLTFLFAAACGLVAANLYYGQPLAGLISADLGFTPAATGLVVTLTQIGYGLGLLLIVPLGDLTESRRLVLLLISVSALALIGAALSSTPTAFLVASLCIGLSSVAVQVLVPFAANMAPDATRGQVVGNVMSGLLCGIMLARPFASFVAEASSWHTVYYITAALMIVLAVVLRANLPVRRPKTKLRYGELLASMGHLALTSRVLQRRALYQAGMFGAFSLFWTTTPLLLASPAFGLTQNGIALFALAGAAGAVASPIAGRLADRGMTKIASTIAMLLGMASFLIGHFAGDGSLIALILLTVAAIMLDFGVTTNLVCGQRAIYGLNPEHRSRLNGLFMATFFAGGALGSALGGWAYATGGWTMAAWIGFCFPALAFLLFLTEGRGRQEGKI; this is translated from the coding sequence ATGAGCATTTCAGCCACCACGCCGGACAAGGCCATTCCACGGGCGCTATCTCCCTGGCTCACCTTCCTTTTCGCCGCCGCCTGCGGGCTGGTGGCCGCCAATCTCTATTACGGCCAGCCTCTCGCCGGCTTGATCAGCGCCGATCTCGGCTTCACGCCCGCCGCAACCGGCCTGGTCGTCACGCTGACGCAGATCGGCTACGGCCTCGGCCTGCTGCTGATCGTGCCGCTCGGCGACCTCACGGAGAGCCGCCGTCTGGTATTGCTGCTGATATCAGTCTCCGCCCTTGCCCTGATCGGCGCAGCGCTCTCTTCGACACCCACGGCCTTCCTCGTCGCCTCGCTCTGCATTGGCCTCTCCTCGGTCGCAGTTCAGGTATTGGTTCCCTTCGCCGCCAACATGGCGCCCGATGCAACACGCGGCCAAGTCGTCGGCAATGTCATGAGCGGCCTGCTCTGCGGCATCATGCTCGCCCGCCCCTTCGCAAGCTTCGTCGCCGAGGCGTCCTCCTGGCATACGGTCTATTACATCACCGCAGCGCTGATGATCGTGCTCGCCGTCGTCCTGCGCGCCAACCTGCCGGTCCGCCGGCCGAAGACAAAGCTGCGCTACGGCGAGCTGCTCGCTTCCATGGGCCACCTGGCGCTGACCTCACGCGTGCTGCAGCGCCGGGCACTTTATCAGGCCGGCATGTTCGGTGCCTTCAGCCTGTTTTGGACGACGACGCCGCTGCTGCTCGCAAGCCCGGCTTTCGGCCTGACGCAGAACGGCATCGCCCTCTTCGCGCTTGCCGGTGCCGCCGGCGCCGTCGCTTCGCCGATCGCCGGCCGGCTCGCCGACCGCGGCATGACGAAGATCGCCTCGACGATTGCCATGCTGCTCGGCATGGCCTCCTTCCTGATCGGCCATTTCGCCGGCGACGGCTCGCTCATCGCCCTGATCCTTCTGACGGTAGCGGCAATCATGCTCGATTTCGGGGTCACGACCAATCTCGTCTGCGGCCAGCGCGCCATCTATGGCCTGAACCCGGAACACCGCAGCCGGCTGAACGGCCTTTTCATGGCCACCTTCTTTGCCGGCGGCGCGCTCGGCTCGGCGCTCGGCGGCTGGGCCTATGCGACCGGCGGCTGGACGATGGCGGCCTGGATCGGCTTCTGCTTCCCCGCGCTGGCCTTCCTCTTATTCCTGACGGAAGGACGCGGCAGACAGGAAGGTAAAATCTGA
- a CDS encoding Lrp/AsnC family transcriptional regulator has translation MLDDRDRRILDMLQKDAGISVTDLAERVALSVSACSRRIQRLEESGHIARRIFVLDREKMGVPTTVFALVKTAHHSDEWTESFRRIISDIPEIVEAHRLTGNHDYILKIVLPRVEHYDVIYKGIVRKLELFDVSASISMEELKHGMAIPVGYAR, from the coding sequence ATGCTTGATGATCGCGACAGACGCATTCTCGACATGCTGCAGAAGGATGCAGGCATATCCGTGACCGACCTTGCGGAACGCGTGGCGCTTTCGGTGTCGGCCTGCTCACGGCGCATTCAGCGGCTCGAAGAAAGCGGCCATATCGCCCGGCGCATCTTCGTGCTCGACCGGGAGAAAATGGGCGTGCCGACGACGGTCTTCGCTCTCGTCAAGACCGCGCACCATTCCGACGAATGGACGGAAAGCTTCCGCAGGATCATCAGCGATATTCCCGAGATCGTCGAGGCGCACCGGTTGACTGGCAACCACGATTACATCCTGAAGATCGTGCTGCCGCGCGTCGAGCATTACGACGTGATCTATAAAGGGATCGTGCGCAAGCTCGAGCTCTTCGACGTCTCGGCGTCGATCTCGATGGAAGAATTGAAACATGGAATGGCGATACCCGTGGGTTACGCCCGGTAA
- a CDS encoding TetR/AcrR family transcriptional regulator — MNATTLDRQEKTRGRGRPREFDADAALDAALRVFSERGYNAASISELTEAMGLAAGSVYKAFGDKRGIFLAVFDRYRAVRRGLLDARLAGVETGRDKLNALITFFASSSHGQIGRQGCLVVGSAGDLALFDEEAAARVAAAFTADETLLADLIRLGQSDGSISADLDVSAVALALLCLTKGMRVIGKTGRSGEQMATAAEAAMKLVT; from the coding sequence ATGAATGCAACAACCCTCGACCGTCAAGAGAAGACCCGGGGCCGTGGCCGTCCGAGGGAATTCGATGCGGACGCCGCCCTCGACGCGGCCCTCCGCGTCTTTTCCGAGCGCGGCTACAACGCCGCCTCGATCAGCGAACTCACCGAAGCTATGGGGCTTGCTGCCGGCAGCGTCTACAAGGCCTTCGGTGACAAGCGCGGCATTTTTCTTGCCGTCTTCGATCGCTACCGCGCGGTACGCCGCGGCTTGCTCGACGCCAGGCTCGCCGGCGTCGAGACCGGCCGAGACAAGCTCAATGCGCTGATCACCTTCTTTGCCTCCTCCTCGCACGGGCAGATCGGCCGGCAGGGCTGCCTCGTTGTCGGCAGCGCCGGCGATCTCGCGCTCTTCGACGAAGAGGCGGCCGCGCGCGTCGCTGCCGCCTTCACGGCCGACGAGACGCTTCTCGCCGACCTCATCCGCCTCGGCCAGTCCGACGGCTCGATTTCGGCGGATCTCGATGTGTCGGCGGTAGCGCTTGCCCTTCTCTGCCTGACCAAGGGCATGCGCGTCATCGGCAAGACGGGACGCAGCGGCGAGCAGATGGCGACGGCTGCCGAAGCCGCGATGAAGCTGGTGACATGA
- a CDS encoding NAD(P)/FAD-dependent oxidoreductase: MTDHHVVVVGGGFGGLQLVNGLKGAGAKITLVDRRNHHLFQPLLYQVATTILSTSEIAWPIRRLYADRPDVTVLLGEVTGVDSGAKTVSLRNGMTLGYDTLVLATGATHAYFGHDEWEPVAPGLKTLEDATTIRRRVLLAFERAEMESDPAVRDALLTFTIVGAGPTGVELAGIIAELAHFTLPKEFRNIDTRKTRVVLAEAGPRVLPTFAEELSAYAQKALEKLGVEIHLGKPVTDCNADGVKIGETFVASRTIVWAAGVTASHAARWLGVPADRAGRVVVEKDLSAPGLPDVFVIGDTASVMREDGKPVPGIAPAAKQQGGYVAKVIHARLSGKPAPAPFRYRHQGSLATIGQSAAIIDFGRIKLKGWIAWWIWGLAHIYFLIGTRSRFSVAWSWLWIYLSGQHSARLITQRETMRDEG, translated from the coding sequence ATGACCGACCATCATGTCGTCGTTGTCGGCGGCGGTTTCGGCGGGCTGCAGCTCGTGAACGGGTTGAAGGGCGCAGGCGCGAAGATCACGCTCGTCGACCGGCGCAATCATCATCTCTTCCAGCCGCTGCTCTATCAGGTGGCGACGACCATTCTTTCCACCTCGGAGATCGCCTGGCCGATCCGCCGCCTCTATGCCGATCGGCCTGATGTGACGGTGCTGCTCGGCGAGGTCACGGGCGTCGACAGCGGCGCGAAGACGGTTTCCTTACGCAACGGCATGACTCTTGGTTACGATACGCTGGTGCTAGCGACCGGGGCGACGCACGCCTATTTCGGACATGACGAATGGGAGCCGGTGGCGCCGGGCCTGAAGACGCTGGAGGACGCGACGACGATCCGCCGGCGCGTGCTGCTCGCCTTCGAAAGGGCGGAGATGGAGAGCGATCCCGCCGTTCGCGATGCGCTCCTGACCTTCACCATCGTCGGCGCCGGGCCGACCGGCGTTGAGCTTGCCGGCATCATCGCCGAGCTTGCGCATTTCACGCTGCCCAAGGAATTCCGCAACATCGACACGCGCAAGACCCGCGTCGTACTGGCCGAGGCCGGCCCGCGCGTGCTGCCGACCTTCGCCGAGGAACTTTCGGCTTATGCGCAGAAGGCGCTGGAGAAACTCGGGGTCGAAATCCATCTCGGCAAACCGGTGACGGACTGCAATGCGGACGGCGTGAAGATCGGCGAAACCTTCGTTGCCAGCCGGACGATCGTCTGGGCCGCCGGCGTCACTGCCTCGCACGCGGCGCGCTGGCTTGGCGTGCCGGCCGACCGCGCAGGGCGCGTCGTCGTCGAAAAGGATTTGAGCGCGCCCGGCCTGCCCGATGTCTTCGTCATCGGCGACACCGCATCGGTCATGCGCGAGGACGGCAAGCCGGTGCCGGGCATCGCACCGGCAGCCAAGCAACAGGGCGGCTACGTCGCCAAGGTCATCCACGCCCGCCTGTCCGGCAAGCCAGCGCCCGCACCCTTCCGCTACCGGCACCAAGGGAGCCTCGCGACGATCGGCCAGAGTGCCGCGATCATCGATTTCGGCCGGATCAAGCTGAAGGGGTGGATCGCCTGGTGGATCTGGGGCCTTGCCCATATTTACTTCCTCATCGGCACTCGCTCCCGTTTCTCCGTCGCCTGGAGCTGGCTGTGGATCTATCTGAGCGGCCAGCATAGCGCCCGGCTGATCACCCAGCGGGAGACGATGCGGGACGAGGGGTAG
- a CDS encoding helix-turn-helix domain-containing protein: MSGAVVSLKNRTPGMRREIDLADLDFSNCPVRDMMQQIGGKWSTLLLEVLAAEPRRFGELRRMLPDISQRMLTQTLRDLQRDGYVNREVFPTKPPSVEYSMTDLGRSLYQPLSQLLNWAEANHEAVRAARSRFDSADS, translated from the coding sequence ATGAGCGGCGCAGTCGTCAGTCTGAAGAACAGGACGCCGGGGATGCGGCGTGAGATCGATCTCGCCGATCTCGATTTTTCCAATTGCCCAGTCCGGGACATGATGCAGCAGATCGGCGGCAAATGGTCGACACTGCTGCTCGAAGTGCTGGCGGCCGAGCCCCGCCGCTTTGGCGAGCTGCGGCGCATGCTTCCCGATATTTCGCAGCGCATGCTGACGCAGACGCTGCGCGACCTCCAGAGGGACGGTTATGTCAATCGCGAAGTCTTCCCGACCAAGCCGCCGAGCGTCGAATATTCGATGACCGATCTCGGCCGCTCGCTCTACCAGCCGCTGTCGCAGCTTCTGAACTGGGCGGAAGCGAACCATGAGGCGGTTCGCGCCGCCCGTTCGCGTTTCGATTCCGCCGACAGCTAG
- a CDS encoding SDR family oxidoreductase has protein sequence MSETILVTGAAGQLGQRVIHHLIETYNVAPGNIVAATRSPEKLAELANKGVVTRKADFDDAAGLEKAFAGVDRLLIISTDALDTPGKRLTQHKAAVAAAAKAGVKHIAYTSMPAPDDSLVTFAPDHLGSEDAIKASGIAYTIIRDAWYHDNYLHGMPHNLQGGKWYSATGDGKISTISRDDCALAIAAALASGISDSATYTLTGAELLTNRQIAAIVSDVAGRPLDVVDVNDEQLGQGIRGAGLPGFVADMLVSADANTRAGKFDIVTEDFTKLTGKQPQPLKDFFVQHKAALTASGNAGGH, from the coding sequence ATGAGCGAAACCATCCTGGTGACCGGCGCGGCCGGACAGCTCGGCCAGCGTGTCATCCATCACCTGATCGAGACCTATAATGTTGCCCCCGGCAACATCGTCGCGGCAACGCGCAGCCCGGAAAAGCTCGCCGAGCTCGCGAATAAGGGTGTCGTCACCCGCAAGGCCGATTTCGATGACGCGGCCGGGCTGGAGAAGGCTTTCGCCGGCGTCGACCGGTTGCTGATCATCAGCACCGATGCGCTCGATACTCCCGGCAAACGCCTCACCCAGCACAAGGCCGCCGTCGCTGCCGCCGCCAAGGCGGGCGTCAAGCACATCGCCTATACCTCGATGCCGGCGCCCGACGATTCGCTCGTCACCTTCGCACCCGACCATCTCGGCAGCGAAGACGCCATCAAGGCGAGCGGCATCGCCTATACGATCATCCGTGACGCCTGGTACCACGACAATTACCTGCACGGCATGCCGCACAATCTCCAGGGCGGCAAATGGTACAGCGCCACGGGCGACGGCAAGATCTCGACCATTTCGCGCGACGACTGCGCGCTGGCGATCGCAGCCGCCCTTGCCTCCGGCATCTCCGACAGCGCCACCTATACGCTGACCGGCGCCGAGCTGCTGACCAACCGGCAGATCGCCGCCATCGTCTCGGATGTCGCCGGCAGGCCGCTCGACGTGGTCGACGTCAATGACGAGCAGCTCGGCCAGGGCATCCGCGGCGCCGGCCTCCCCGGCTTCGTCGCCGACATGCTGGTTTCGGCCGACGCCAACACCCGCGCCGGCAAATTCGACATCGTCACCGAAGACTTCACCAAGCTGACCGGCAAACAGCCGCAGCCGCTGAAGGATTTCTTCGTGCAGCACAAGGCTGCTTTGACGGCTTCAGGCAATGCCGGAGGCCATTGA